Proteins encoded in a region of the Myxococcales bacterium genome:
- a CDS encoding outer membrane protein transport protein — MRRADFLVVLLGIGCTTLALRAEASPAEQFGFGPRSQAMVGVGTAVGRGVDTTYTNPALLSAVHRSEFSFGWQTTRFVLHADGPNAPGELSEESVSGTTIGVVLPVPFGGFLEDRVSLGLGVFTPSTLIARARLLYPERAQFPLITDRAQTLNFNAGAGVDLGYGLRVGAGALALAELVGTVVVRTDSTGRVGTAVDDQLVATYAPVLGASYDFAPGLSAGLVYRGVLEGDFDVVVKVFDLGSLTVPDLNITGVAQYDPMQLQAEIGYQTPPWTLALAATYKRWSAFDGWQRPTVKCPASQPACAALRPVPVEFHDTIVPRVAAAYAFELSPDAKAELRAGYAFEPTPLGEQTAESNYFDNHRHLLGIGYGVELAEPLPPIRVDVVYQHQLLMPRSHSKSSSVPADNPGAPSVDTGGQLMTAGVSVGVKF; from the coding sequence TTGCGACGCGCGGACTTTCTCGTCGTTCTGCTGGGGATCGGATGCACGACGCTCGCGCTACGCGCCGAAGCCTCGCCGGCCGAGCAGTTCGGCTTCGGACCCCGCAGTCAGGCCATGGTCGGGGTCGGGACGGCGGTCGGCCGTGGCGTCGACACGACGTACACGAACCCCGCGCTGCTCAGCGCCGTGCACCGTAGCGAGTTCAGCTTCGGCTGGCAGACCACCCGCTTCGTATTGCACGCCGACGGACCCAACGCGCCCGGCGAGCTGAGCGAGGAGAGTGTCTCGGGCACGACCATCGGGGTCGTGTTGCCGGTGCCCTTCGGTGGTTTCCTGGAAGATCGAGTGAGCCTCGGGCTCGGTGTCTTCACCCCCAGCACTCTCATCGCACGAGCGCGCCTGCTCTACCCCGAGCGCGCGCAGTTCCCACTGATCACGGACCGCGCGCAGACGCTCAACTTCAACGCTGGGGCGGGCGTCGATCTCGGGTATGGCCTGCGCGTGGGCGCTGGCGCGCTGGCGCTGGCGGAGCTGGTGGGCACGGTCGTGGTGCGCACCGATTCGACGGGCCGAGTGGGGACGGCGGTCGACGACCAACTGGTCGCCACCTACGCGCCGGTGCTGGGGGCGAGCTATGATTTTGCGCCGGGTCTCAGCGCGGGGCTCGTGTACCGCGGGGTGCTCGAGGGTGACTTCGACGTGGTGGTGAAGGTCTTCGATCTGGGCAGCCTGACCGTCCCGGATCTGAACATCACGGGCGTAGCGCAGTACGATCCGATGCAGCTTCAGGCCGAGATCGGCTACCAGACGCCGCCCTGGACCCTCGCCCTCGCCGCGACCTACAAACGCTGGAGTGCCTTCGACGGCTGGCAGCGGCCGACGGTGAAGTGCCCCGCGAGCCAGCCGGCCTGCGCCGCACTGCGACCGGTGCCGGTCGAGTTCCACGACACCATCGTGCCGCGCGTTGCGGCGGCCTACGCGTTCGAGCTGAGTCCCGACGCCAAGGCGGAGCTCCGTGCCGGCTACGCCTTCGAACCGACTCCGCTCGGCGAGCAGACTGCGGAGTCCAACTACTTCGACAATCATCGCCATCTGCTCGGTATCGGCTACGGGGTCGAGCTGGCGGAGCCGCTGCCGCCCATCCGGGTCGACGTCGTGTATCAGCACCAGCTGCTGATGCCGCGCAGTCACTCGAAATCTTCCAGCGTGCCCGCCGACAACCCTGGCGCGCCGAGCGTCGACACGGGCGGTCAGCTGATGACAGCGGGTGTCAGCGTGGGGGTGAAGTTCTGA
- a CDS encoding outer membrane protein transport protein: MRRVLPSCLAALALAAPAAASPSDTFGLGSRSTAMGSAVSADVRDFSANYYNPSGLALARGLDVSAGYFYAAHSLEMNGQDSRVDPVRGVVGGLVAPGSIGFLPFAFGIATFLPDDRLSRARASRQEDPRWVLYDNRTQLIFISANIAIRPVPWLAIGGGLTYLAATRGSFGITGTAVLPAGNRTEYDSQLRHEVDADLTTERYPEFGVTVRPHSRLDLALVYRHQATIELDVDAELVGTVDATLLKVPARYQLDSYTVNAFIPRQVVLGESYRPIDALSVNLDLKWVDWSSFKSPVSRSSTTLDVNVPAGIIELPPNPKPSKIEDPNFAGRIVPQLGIEYRLDVTPDLVVPIRAGYIYERSPIPPQTGVTNYVDADRHVFSLGAGVVLRDLGAVLPGNVRFDTHAQLSVLPTRVTLKDNPADYVGDYRARGSILNVGATVSVGFE, from the coding sequence ATGCGGCGGGTGTTGCCCTCGTGCCTGGCGGCGCTCGCGCTGGCTGCGCCGGCAGCGGCGAGCCCTTCGGACACCTTTGGTCTCGGGTCGCGCTCGACGGCCATGGGCAGCGCGGTCTCGGCCGACGTGCGGGACTTCTCCGCGAACTACTACAACCCGTCGGGGCTCGCGCTGGCCCGCGGGCTCGACGTCTCCGCCGGCTACTTCTACGCGGCTCACTCCCTCGAGATGAACGGCCAGGACTCACGCGTCGATCCGGTGCGGGGGGTCGTCGGCGGGCTGGTGGCCCCGGGCAGCATCGGCTTTCTGCCCTTTGCCTTCGGCATCGCCACCTTTTTGCCGGACGATCGCCTGTCCCGCGCTCGCGCGAGCCGGCAAGAAGATCCGCGCTGGGTGCTCTACGACAATCGCACCCAGCTGATTTTCATCTCGGCCAACATCGCAATTCGTCCGGTGCCCTGGCTCGCCATCGGAGGCGGGCTGACCTACCTGGCGGCCACGCGCGGCTCGTTCGGCATCACCGGAACGGCGGTGCTGCCGGCGGGCAACAGGACCGAATACGACTCCCAGCTCCGCCACGAGGTCGACGCCGACCTCACGACCGAGCGTTACCCGGAGTTTGGCGTGACGGTGCGGCCGCACTCGCGCCTCGATCTGGCGCTGGTGTACCGCCACCAGGCGACGATCGAGCTCGACGTCGATGCCGAGCTGGTGGGGACCGTGGACGCGACGCTGCTCAAGGTTCCTGCGCGCTACCAGCTGGATTCGTACACCGTGAATGCGTTCATTCCGCGTCAGGTCGTGCTCGGCGAGAGCTACCGCCCGATCGACGCGCTGTCGGTGAACCTGGATCTGAAATGGGTCGATTGGTCGAGCTTCAAGAGCCCGGTCAGCCGCTCGAGCACGACGCTCGACGTCAACGTCCCCGCCGGCATCATCGAGCTGCCTCCCAACCCCAAACCGAGCAAGATCGAGGATCCGAATTTCGCCGGGCGCATCGTGCCGCAGCTCGGCATCGAGTACCGACTGGACGTCACGCCAGATCTCGTGGTCCCGATCCGCGCGGGCTACATCTACGAGCGTTCGCCGATTCCGCCCCAGACCGGGGTCACCAACTACGTGGACGCGGACCGCCACGTATTTTCCCTGGGCGCAGGGGTGGTGCTCCGGGATCTCGGCGCGGTGTTGCCAGGCAACGTGCGCTTCGACACCCACGCGCAGCTGTCGGTCTTGCCCACGCGCGTGACACTCAAGGACAACCCGGCGGACTACGTCGGGGACTACCGCGCACGGGGCAGCATCTTGAACGTCGGAGCTACGGTCTCAGTGGGGTTCGAATGA
- a CDS encoding PQQ-dependent sugar dehydrogenase: MFLTSPPGDKARLFVVRQSGQIRIIKNGTNVTTPFLDITSTVTSGGERGLLGLAFHPQYASNGRFFVYYTQSASPTGDIVIAEYKVSGGSPDIATATQVAKLVQIPHSINGNHNGGMLAFGPDGYLYAGIGDGGGGGDPFKAGQDLTTNLGKILRLNPDAPSTSVAGNVQGLIWDYGLRNPWRFSFDKTLGDLYIGDVGQNAWEEIDFEPKGAGKKNYGWSVMEGTHCYNATTCNQSGLTLPIQEYPHSAGCSVTGGYVYRGNAIPCLKGWYLYGDYCTGTIWALRVVGGVAQGNAALNIKQTSLTSFGEDDSGELYALAGNQVRRIDAN; this comes from the coding sequence GTGTTTCTGACGTCACCCCCCGGTGACAAGGCCCGGCTCTTCGTGGTGCGGCAGTCGGGACAGATCCGGATCATCAAGAACGGCACCAACGTCACGACACCGTTCCTCGACATCACCAGCACCGTCACCAGCGGCGGCGAGCGCGGTCTCCTCGGCCTGGCGTTTCACCCGCAGTACGCCAGCAACGGGCGCTTCTTCGTCTATTACACCCAGTCCGCGAGCCCAACCGGTGACATCGTGATCGCCGAATACAAGGTCTCGGGCGGAAGCCCCGACATCGCGACGGCCACGCAGGTCGCGAAGCTCGTGCAAATTCCCCACAGCATCAACGGCAACCACAACGGCGGCATGCTGGCTTTCGGCCCGGACGGCTACCTCTATGCGGGCATCGGGGACGGCGGCGGTGGCGGTGATCCGTTCAAGGCAGGGCAAGATCTGACGACCAACCTGGGCAAGATCCTGCGCCTGAACCCGGACGCACCGTCGACCTCGGTGGCCGGCAACGTGCAGGGCCTGATCTGGGACTACGGCCTGCGCAACCCCTGGCGCTTCAGCTTCGACAAGACCCTCGGCGATCTGTACATCGGCGACGTCGGTCAGAACGCCTGGGAAGAGATCGACTTCGAGCCCAAGGGCGCGGGCAAGAAGAACTACGGCTGGAGCGTGATGGAGGGCACACACTGCTACAACGCTACGACCTGCAATCAGTCCGGGCTGACCTTGCCGATCCAGGAGTACCCCCACAGCGCGGGCTGTTCGGTGACCGGTGGTTACGTGTACCGCGGCAACGCCATCCCGTGTCTGAAGGGTTGGTACCTCTACGGCGACTACTGCACGGGCACCATCTGGGCACTCCGGGTCGTCGGGGGTGTGGCCCAGGGCAATGCCGCCCTCAACATCAAACAGACCAGCCTGACCTCGTTCGGTGAGGACGACTCCGGTGAGCTGTACGCGCTCGCGGGCAATCAGGTGCGACGCATCGACGCCAACTGA
- a CDS encoding twin-arginine translocase TatA/TatE family subunit, producing MFGISLSEVALIAMVALVVVGPKKLPGMLRTLGEWVRKIRLMTTQVRAQTGIDDILRQEGIDGGIAELRGLIRGDLALLSRARTGSGDAAPVDDPYESAVELDRYREYPPEGPDACGALPDDLWDEPEPPAPTDASAPKPEPEEAERAE from the coding sequence GTGTTCGGCATCTCACTGTCCGAGGTCGCGCTGATCGCCATGGTCGCGCTGGTCGTCGTGGGGCCCAAAAAGCTCCCGGGGATGCTGCGAACCTTGGGCGAGTGGGTGCGAAAGATCCGCCTGATGACCACCCAGGTCCGGGCCCAGACCGGCATCGACGACATCCTGCGGCAGGAGGGGATCGACGGGGGCATCGCCGAGCTCCGCGGTTTGATCCGCGGCGACCTCGCGCTTTTGTCCCGAGCCCGGACCGGGTCCGGCGACGCGGCTCCCGTGGACGACCCGTACGAGAGCGCGGTGGAGCTCGACCGATACCGTGAGTATCCCCCCGAAGGCCCGGATGCGTGCGGGGCGCTGCCCGACGACCTCTGGGACGAACCGGAGCCTCCGGCGCCAACGGACGCGTCCGCCCCCAAGCCGGAGCCGGAAGAGGCTGAACGGGCCGAATGA
- the tatC gene encoding twin-arginine translocase subunit TatC yields MSDDPDAHTMTFWEHLEELRTRLVRAIMAFLVGVVVCWIYREKLLIWLTKPFIEAWNAGKLGGHAALHFPAPASLFVAYVTLAVVGGLVIALPVILYQLWSFVAPGLYSREKKLALPFVASSCLLFAGGGYFGWKVAFPIAFQYLLGFSGPVGAEGFEVTPTVMIGDYIEFVSRMLLAFGAVFELPVLIFFLSIAGVVTHQQLIKFFRYFIVVAFIVAAVITPPDVTSQFLLAVPLVLLYVISIGIAWAVDRSRARTQAS; encoded by the coding sequence ATGAGCGACGACCCCGACGCCCACACGATGACGTTCTGGGAGCACCTCGAGGAGCTCCGAACGCGACTGGTGCGCGCCATCATGGCGTTCCTCGTGGGCGTGGTGGTCTGCTGGATCTACCGCGAGAAGCTCCTGATCTGGCTGACCAAGCCCTTCATCGAAGCGTGGAACGCGGGCAAGCTCGGCGGGCACGCGGCGCTGCACTTCCCCGCCCCGGCGTCGCTGTTCGTGGCCTACGTCACGCTCGCGGTGGTCGGCGGGCTGGTCATCGCGCTGCCGGTGATCCTGTACCAGCTCTGGTCCTTCGTTGCGCCGGGGCTCTACTCCCGCGAGAAGAAGCTGGCGCTGCCGTTCGTCGCGAGCTCGTGTTTGCTGTTCGCCGGCGGTGGCTACTTCGGCTGGAAAGTCGCGTTTCCCATCGCGTTTCAGTACCTGCTCGGTTTCAGCGGGCCCGTGGGCGCCGAGGGCTTCGAGGTCACCCCCACGGTGATGATCGGCGACTACATCGAGTTCGTGTCACGCATGCTGCTCGCCTTCGGGGCCGTGTTCGAGCTGCCGGTCTTGATCTTCTTTCTGAGCATCGCAGGCGTGGTTACCCACCAGCAGCTGATCAAGTTCTTCCGTTACTTCATCGTCGTGGCGTTCATCGTCGCAGCCGTCATCACCCCGCCGGACGTCACGAGCCAGTTCTTGCTCGCGGTGCCGCTGGTGTTGCTGTACGTGATCAGCATCGGCATCGCCTGGGCCGTAGACCGCAGCCGCGCGCGAACCCAAGCCTCCTGA
- a CDS encoding PrsW family intramembrane metalloprotease: MVFAFFFALLLVSVAVFVYGLAIKGVDRYEPEPWWLLMVCFFWGALGATFGSIIFNTIGGSVVYSAVGSGQAAQGLMASFIAPPVEESFKGVFLLVVWGASALWLKELDGALDGAIYGGVIGLGFTLTEDVLYIMRGTAQGGLAAFTVIFFLRTILGGLGHATFTAMTGVGVGLAAESRNVLVKVVAPIGGWMAAMGLHFLHNFLVSFFGGAGVLMKLAVFFVFDILFFVLLYILAMRDRAIVIRNLVDEVGVMLHPKEFKTSTSFAQLVPLWNLSTLMGSPQGYMAARKKQLALSELAFLKHRRRRGEGGPSLDRRESDLRSTIQAANNQGVFIGKR; encoded by the coding sequence GTGGTCTTCGCGTTCTTCTTCGCCCTGCTCTTGGTCTCGGTAGCGGTGTTCGTTTATGGCCTCGCCATAAAAGGAGTCGATCGCTACGAGCCGGAGCCGTGGTGGCTGTTGATGGTGTGTTTCTTCTGGGGTGCGCTCGGGGCGACCTTCGGCTCGATCATCTTCAACACCATCGGTGGCTCGGTGGTCTACTCGGCGGTCGGCTCCGGACAAGCCGCCCAGGGCCTGATGGCGTCGTTCATCGCCCCGCCGGTGGAAGAGTCGTTCAAGGGCGTGTTCTTGCTGGTCGTGTGGGGTGCGTCGGCGCTCTGGCTCAAGGAGCTGGACGGTGCCCTCGACGGCGCCATCTACGGCGGCGTGATCGGGCTCGGCTTCACGCTGACGGAGGACGTGCTCTACATCATGCGCGGCACGGCTCAGGGCGGGCTGGCCGCGTTCACCGTGATCTTCTTCCTGCGCACGATCTTGGGCGGACTCGGGCACGCCACGTTCACCGCGATGACAGGGGTGGGGGTCGGCCTGGCCGCGGAGTCGCGCAACGTATTGGTCAAGGTCGTGGCCCCCATCGGCGGCTGGATGGCGGCGATGGGGCTGCACTTCTTGCACAACTTCCTGGTCAGCTTCTTCGGCGGCGCGGGCGTGCTGATGAAGCTCGCCGTCTTTTTCGTCTTCGACATCCTGTTCTTCGTGCTGCTCTACATCCTGGCCATGCGGGACCGAGCGATCGTGATCCGCAACCTGGTGGACGAGGTCGGGGTCATGCTGCACCCGAAGGAGTTCAAGACATCGACCAGCTTCGCGCAGCTGGTCCCGCTCTGGAACCTGTCCACGCTGATGGGCAGCCCGCAGGGATACATGGCCGCGCGCAAGAAGCAGCTCGCGCTGTCGGAGCTAGCTTTCTTGAAACATCGCCGACGCCGCGGTGAAGGTGGACCTTCGCTGGATCGGCGCGAGAGCGACCTGCGCAGTACGATTCAGGCCGCCAACAACCAAGGCGTCTTCATCGGCAAACGCTGA
- a CDS encoding TolC family protein: protein MAFRPALVPFVLPLLIAAAASAQPAADVPPKPADAPAAEAPAEAPLEPKLPDIDDPMLAPLPRAKSVLKSWQEALRLSRSQSSQLAISGSQIDLAEGQQRLALARSLPTLTGTGSVTRHLLFGEGTTGFGFGPTGLVTQTGSIPDPATTWNASLGLRVPVFAPQAWYDHGTAKRNRNAAKLSHSDTQRLVLANTANAIVGVVTAERVAEISRVALKGSLSTLDLNQRRARLGAASSFDVLRAEQEVTQTRSQVVQADEGVRRARESLGLALGSSDPYGVLPGIRVDNLAADAASVCRPVTDPDTRADVRAARARLEVAERNVQSTDYAFAPTVDFVSTLAWTSNERFSANQEHVTWTIGGVLTWQLYDGGVRYGTRTANHAQRRIAEEQVTQAKRAARVEGQQAQRAVDVAKANLAVSGKSRQLATEGARLARIAFVSGHGNSFDLIDADRRLRSADLDLAVKEFELVRAQIAALLALSTCEV from the coding sequence ATGGCTTTTCGCCCAGCGCTCGTGCCCTTCGTCCTCCCGCTCCTGATCGCCGCTGCCGCTTCGGCCCAGCCCGCGGCGGATGTGCCCCCCAAGCCCGCTGACGCCCCGGCCGCCGAAGCGCCCGCGGAGGCACCCCTCGAGCCGAAGCTGCCAGACATCGATGATCCGATGCTGGCTCCGCTGCCGCGCGCCAAGAGTGTGCTCAAGAGCTGGCAGGAGGCGCTGCGCCTGTCGCGTAGCCAGAGCTCACAGCTCGCGATCTCCGGCAGCCAGATCGATCTGGCCGAAGGCCAGCAGCGCCTGGCCCTCGCGCGTTCGCTCCCGACGTTGACCGGAACCGGGAGTGTGACCCGACACCTGCTGTTCGGCGAGGGCACGACCGGCTTCGGTTTTGGCCCGACCGGACTCGTGACCCAGACCGGGAGCATCCCCGATCCCGCCACGACCTGGAACGCATCGCTGGGCCTGCGCGTGCCGGTGTTCGCACCGCAAGCTTGGTACGATCACGGCACCGCCAAACGCAACCGAAACGCGGCCAAGCTCAGCCACAGCGACACCCAACGCCTGGTGCTCGCCAACACCGCCAACGCCATCGTCGGCGTCGTGACCGCGGAGCGCGTCGCGGAGATCAGCCGGGTCGCGCTCAAGGGTTCGCTGTCCACTCTGGACCTGAATCAGCGCCGCGCGAGACTGGGTGCCGCCAGCTCGTTCGACGTGTTGCGGGCAGAACAAGAGGTGACCCAGACCCGCTCGCAGGTGGTGCAGGCCGACGAGGGCGTGCGCCGCGCGCGCGAGTCGCTCGGACTCGCACTGGGCTCGAGTGATCCCTACGGTGTGTTGCCGGGGATCCGTGTCGACAATCTGGCCGCGGATGCCGCGTCAGTCTGCCGCCCGGTCACCGATCCCGACACCCGCGCGGATGTGCGAGCGGCCCGAGCCCGGCTCGAGGTGGCCGAGCGAAACGTACAAAGCACCGACTACGCCTTCGCGCCGACCGTCGATTTCGTGTCGACCCTCGCCTGGACCTCCAATGAACGCTTTTCGGCCAATCAGGAGCACGTGACCTGGACCATCGGCGGCGTGCTCACCTGGCAGCTCTACGACGGCGGGGTCCGTTACGGCACGCGGACCGCGAATCACGCACAACGCCGCATCGCCGAAGAGCAGGTGACCCAGGCCAAACGCGCGGCGCGCGTCGAGGGGCAGCAGGCCCAGCGTGCGGTCGACGTGGCCAAGGCCAACCTGGCCGTGTCCGGCAAGTCCCGGCAGCTCGCGACGGAGGGTGCCCGCCTGGCGCGCATTGCGTTCGTCTCGGGCCATGGCAACAGCTTCGATCTGATCGACGCCGACCGGCGCCTGCGCAGCGCCGACCTGGATTTGGCGGTCAAGGAGTTCGAGCTCGTCCGCGCCCAGATCGCCGCGCTCCTGGCGCTCTCGACCTGCGAGGTTTGA
- the ccsA gene encoding cytochrome c biogenesis protein CcsA, with protein MPDPAKKPSLGVFPVLVAATAVVFFWLISFVFFKTPIAQPEAGGLAQKIFYFHVPSAYAMYLSGVVCLVASGGYLLKLSDRWNAWAQAGAECAVVFGVIVLTSGPLWAKKAWGVYWVWDPRLTTSLLSVLIYVAVVVLRAFAGDGEAERKFAAALGVLGTVNLPIIHYSVRKWGGNHPTVITKGGGGLRHPDMQLALGVGFLAMTLLAVLLLAQRARQLTLAARLARAEERAVSLGLTEGS; from the coding sequence ATGCCTGATCCCGCCAAGAAACCCAGCCTCGGCGTGTTCCCCGTGCTGGTCGCCGCCACCGCGGTGGTGTTCTTCTGGTTGATCAGCTTCGTGTTCTTCAAGACACCGATTGCCCAGCCGGAAGCCGGCGGGCTCGCGCAGAAGATCTTCTACTTCCACGTGCCCAGCGCGTACGCGATGTACCTATCCGGCGTGGTGTGTCTGGTCGCCAGCGGCGGTTACCTGCTCAAGCTCAGCGACCGTTGGAACGCCTGGGCACAGGCCGGCGCCGAGTGCGCGGTCGTGTTCGGAGTGATCGTGCTGACCAGCGGACCGCTGTGGGCCAAGAAGGCCTGGGGTGTGTACTGGGTCTGGGATCCGCGGCTGACGACCTCGCTCTTGAGCGTGCTGATCTACGTCGCGGTCGTCGTCTTGCGCGCCTTCGCCGGCGATGGCGAGGCGGAGCGCAAGTTCGCCGCCGCGCTCGGCGTGCTCGGCACCGTCAATCTGCCGATCATCCACTACTCGGTGCGCAAGTGGGGCGGCAATCACCCGACCGTGATCACCAAGGGCGGCGGCGGTCTGCGTCATCCAGACATGCAGCTGGCGCTCGGCGTCGGTTTTCTGGCCATGACCTTGCTGGCTGTCTTGCTGCTCGCCCAGCGCGCGCGCCAGCTCACGCTGGCCGCGCGCCTCGCCCGCGCCGAAGAGCGCGCCGTCTCTCTGGGACTCACCGAAGGATCCTGA
- a CDS encoding acyl-CoA dehydrogenase family protein, protein MLDFSPSDEHKALIDTAKRFAKERIAPVAAACDHESRFPTEVMEAAHELGLVNMTVPPEYGGAGMGELENAMVTEQLAWGCTGITTSMLANTLALTPVKLAGNEEQKKKYLGMLTREPVFAAYATTEPGAGSDVAGLTTRFTVHGDDMVLNGQKAWITNAGFASFFVIFATSDPAKRHKGIAAFIVDRDTPGLKVDKHEDKLGQRASNTCVVHLEDVKVPRRNLLAPEGEGFKLAMETFNQTRPDIGALATGLMQRCLDESVAYAKDRKTFGVPICEHQMVQAMLADMAVGIEATRLLYQKAAWNLDNGVRDPIVSSYAKVFGADRAMQTAIDAVQVFGGNGYVRDYPVEKLMRDAKLLQIYEGTSQVQRLVIARQICR, encoded by the coding sequence ATGCTGGACTTCAGCCCGTCCGATGAGCACAAGGCGTTGATCGATACCGCCAAGCGATTCGCGAAAGAGCGCATCGCGCCCGTCGCGGCCGCCTGCGACCACGAGAGTCGCTTTCCTACGGAGGTGATGGAGGCCGCGCACGAGCTCGGCCTGGTGAACATGACCGTGCCACCCGAGTACGGCGGCGCCGGCATGGGTGAGCTGGAGAACGCCATGGTCACGGAGCAGCTGGCCTGGGGCTGCACGGGCATCACCACCAGCATGCTGGCCAACACACTGGCGCTGACGCCCGTGAAGCTGGCCGGCAACGAGGAGCAAAAAAAGAAGTACCTCGGCATGCTCACGCGAGAGCCGGTGTTCGCGGCCTACGCCACCACTGAACCCGGCGCTGGCAGCGACGTCGCGGGCCTGACCACCCGCTTCACCGTGCACGGCGACGACATGGTCCTGAATGGCCAGAAGGCCTGGATCACCAACGCCGGGTTCGCCAGCTTCTTCGTGATCTTCGCCACCAGCGATCCGGCCAAGCGCCACAAGGGCATCGCTGCCTTCATCGTCGACCGCGACACTCCCGGGCTCAAGGTCGACAAACACGAGGACAAACTCGGGCAGCGCGCCAGCAACACCTGCGTAGTGCACCTCGAGGACGTCAAGGTTCCTCGCCGCAACCTGCTCGCTCCCGAAGGCGAAGGGTTCAAGCTCGCGATGGAGACCTTCAACCAGACCCGGCCCGACATCGGCGCCCTGGCCACCGGCTTGATGCAGCGTTGCCTTGACGAGTCCGTCGCCTACGCCAAGGACCGGAAGACCTTCGGGGTTCCGATCTGCGAGCACCAGATGGTGCAGGCGATGCTGGCCGACATGGCCGTCGGCATCGAGGCAACTCGCCTGCTCTACCAGAAGGCCGCCTGGAACCTGGACAACGGAGTGCGAGACCCGATCGTTTCGAGCTACGCCAAGGTCTTCGGGGCCGATCGCGCGATGCAGACGGCCATCGACGCCGTGCAGGTGTTCGGCGGCAACGGCTACGTGCGCGACTACCCGGTAGAGAAGCTGATGCGCGACGCCAAGCTCTTGCAGATCTACGAGGGCACGAGCCAGGTTCAACGGCTGGTCATTGCCCGACAAATCTGCCGCTGA